The genome window GCTGAGTCCCAAGGCATTGCCAGAGGCAGGGAATTATCAGGGTATGCCTTATTACCTCGATACCAGCGAGGATAAAGAAGGAGACAGAATTGCATTCCAGCTGGGGATGCCGTTTCCTACAGAAAGCCTGTTTAAATTTGGACCAGAAGGAAACGCCGCCAGGCTATGTAAAGCTTTGGGGATCAGCACTGAATATCAGAGCGGTGATACAAACTTCGATGAAAAAATCTATCTGGCCTGCGACCATCCAGTGCTGTTGCAACAACTGGGCAACAGTACTCAAAGCCGTGATTTAATTCTGGAGTTATTGGTCAACCGGCAGTTTGTCAGCATCTGGTCTGACGGTGAAGTGTTGTGGGCTTCAAAAAACAGCGATCAAGATCCAAGTGAAACTGAAATCCAGTTACTGGCTCAGCTGGTTGCGAGCCTGATGCCAGTTTGTCAGGCCGCCCTGCAACACAAAACATCTTTTTTCTGGCGGTTTTTATGGGTTGAAGCTTTTGTCTGGGGATTGTTTGGCTACGCTGCGACAGTCTTTTTGGAAAACCGTTTTAATCATCATGACTACCACCTGGACTCTGTGACTCTGTTTCAATACGGTCTTGTTGCAGCAGCTCTGCTGATGGCTGTCCTGATGTTGATTATCATACTGTTACTCAGAAAATCATCCCGCGGTCATACCATAATAACGGAAAGCTTTGTGTTGTTACTGCTGACGTTACCTCTCTGTGGCATGCAACTGGTATCAGATATCAACCGCAACTTTGACAGCGCTGAGGCACAGCAGCAGATTGGTATTATTAATTCTGTCACCAAAAGAACCAGCAGTGGCCGCAGATCCGGCCTATGGACACCACGCACGACCTACCAACTGAAACTACAGGACCAGTTATCGGCATTTGGTACCCAAGTACCGCAACGAATTGATATATCAGAAAGCACTTATCAGCACGCAGACGAGGGCAAACAGTTACTGCTGAGTATTAAACCCGGTTTTTTAGGCTTACCCTGGTATGAAAAAATGACGGTGTATCCAGCACACACCAAAATTCAGCCATAAACATAAAGTAGGGGCGACCTTTATGGTCGCCCGCCATTCCATCATTTCTCTGCAAAAGCCTTCTTTACAAAATTAGGCAAAGCCATAGCAGCCTGATGCACTTCGGCATTGTAATACTGGGTTTCAAAGGCAGGGTTTTGTGCCGCGGCAACGCGGAAGCCGTCCAATTTGGTCTCTTTACGAGCCAAAGTACAAGTCCACCAACCTGATGGATACACCATCTGCGGGAACAACAGGCTTTGTAAATCAGCAAAACCAGCGTCTGACATGGCATCACGCATGGCTTTTAAAAGTGGCATATGGATCAGTGGCGACTCGCTTTGTTGCACTAAAATGCCACCTGGGCGCAGTGCTTTTAAGCAGCTTTCATAAAATGCTCTGTTAAATAAACCTTCACCCGGCCCTATAGGGTCGGTGGAGTCGACGATCACTACATCCAAAGATTCTGGTGCAACATCACGCATAAACTGAATACCGTCGGCAAATTTTAAGGTTGCGCGTGGGTCGTTATTGGATGCACAGAGTTCAGGAAAGTATTTTTCCGCCATGCGGGTCACTTGTTCGTCGATATCAATTTGAGTGACTTGTTCGATATCAGGGTGTTTTAATACTTCACGCAAAGTACCGCAGTCACCACCACCTATAATCACCACCTGTTTTGGCGCTGGGTGAGTAAATAACACAGGGTGGCTTAACATTTCGTGATATAGGAAATTGTCACGGCTGCTCAGCATAATAACGCCATCAATCACCATCAGATTACCAAAATGCGTAGTCTCAAACATTTCGATATGTTGAAAAGGCGACTGCACCTCATCCAGTTTTTTGGTGATGGCCAAACCAAAAGCACTACCACTGGCCGCAAAAATTTCGGTGAACCATTTGTTGTCGCCCGACATACTTATCTCCTGAAAATCAACTAAGCTGGGTATTTTGCCAGTCAGGGCAATATGAGACAAACTTTTCATGTTTTTTTCACTGCATTGGCTTTAAAATAGCGCATCATTTTTTTAAGGGCACGACAATGGCAGATTGGGGTATCGAAAAAGCACGATCCATATATAACGTAGCAGTCTGGAGTGAAGGCTATTTTGATGTTAACAACAATGGCGACCTGGTAGCTTATCCGGATCAGGACCATAAAAAACCTGGTATTAATTTCCCGGAACTGACTGCCCGTTTTAAAGAGGAAGGCTTAACCCTGCCCGTATTGGTACGTTTTACCGATATTCTGCAGCACCGTGTTGGCACCTTAATTAATTCTTTTGCTCAGGCCAAACAAGAGCGTGAGTACAAAGGCGAATACACAGCCGTTTACCCTATCAAAGTAAACCAGCAATTTTCTGTAGTGAAAAAGCTGGTGAGCCATGACAGCGGTAAAGTAGGTTTAGAAGCGGGTTCCAAACCTGAGCTGATGGCTATTTTAGGTGTCACCGACAAACCTTTGCGTATTGTCTGTAACGGCTACAAAGATTCTGAATTCCTGCGTTTAGCCACTATTGGCCAGATGATGGGTCATCAGGTTTATGTGGTAGTTGAGAAAATCACTGAATTAAAAACCTTAATCCGCGAGATCGACAGTTTAGGTCAGGCGCCTATGATTGGTATCCGTATCAAGCTGAACTCAGTCGGTAAAGGCAAATGGCAAAACACCGGTGGTGAAAAAGGCAAGTTTGGTTTAACAGCCACTCAAGTGCTGCAAGCCATCGACATTCTGCGTGACGCTGGCAAACTGGACTTATTGCAGTTAGTGCACTTCCATATCGGCTCTCAGATTGCCAATATTCGTGATATTCACAATGCGATTCGTGAATGTGCCCGTCACTACGCTGAACTGCGCACTTTAGGTGTGCCTATCACTACGGTTGACGTAGGTGGTGGTTTAGGTGTGGATTACGAAGGTTCAAACTCACGTTCAGCCTGTTCGATGAACTACACCATGCTGGAATACGCCCGCAACGTGGTGTACGGCTTAAAAGAAGTCTGTGACGAATACGACTTGCCACATCCGAACATTATCACTGAATCTGGCCGTGCTATGACTGCACACCATGCTGTGTTAATTACCGATGCAATTGACGTTGAACGCGCTCCGGGCTTAGTGAATATGCCAGAGCCAAGCGAAGATTCACCGGCCGTGATTTGGGCTTTGTGGGATTCGTATAAAAACGTTACGCCACGTACAGCGGTAGAAGCCTACCACGATGCAGTGCATTATTTTACCGATGCCCACGCTCAGTATGTGCATGGTTTGCTGACGTTAAAAGACTGGTCTTTGCTGGAGCAAATTTACTTTGCCACCATCAACAAAGTGAAAAACAAGCTGGATTTATCCTCGCGTTCACACCGGGATATTCACGATGAGTTAAACGAGAAATTAGCCGACAAGCTGTTTGTGAACTTCTCTTTGTTCCAGTCTATGCCGGATGCCTGGGGTATTGACCAGTTATTCCCCGTGATGCCACTGGAACGCATGAATGAGTCGCTGGAACACCGCGCTATTATTCAGGACATTACTTGTGACTCTGACGGTGTACTGAAAAGTTATGCCGACGGTAACGGTATTGAATCCAGCTTGCCACTGCCTTCTTACAAAGAAGACTCGCAGTTCCTGTTGGGTATGTTTATGGTCGGCGCTTACCAGGAAATTCTGGGCGACTTACACAACCTGTTTGGTGACACAGACTCAGTCCATGTTGAATTGGATGACGAAGGCGGTTACCGTCTGACCAATGCGATTAAAGGCGACACAGTGGCTGACGTTTTACGTTATGTACAGTTTGACGCGAAGAAGCTGCTTGCCTCTTATCAGAAGCAATTAGCGCGGATGGACTTTAGCCCGGAGATGCAGGCGTCTTATTTAGATGAACTGAAATCCGGGGTTTATGGTTACACCTACTTCGAAGATTAAGGTAAACTTGCCACTGATCGGATGAGAGAAAAGCAGGCCAGCCTGCTTTTCTTTTTTAAACTAATGATTAGGTGGTGACTGAATGCTGCATTTTCTACCAGCCCCAATACGTGGCTCGATTTCTTTTCTGCTGTACTTTATCAACACTATTTTTTGGGCCACCCCTATCCTGATCCTGGCCATAGTGAAGTTGCCTCCGGTAAAAACCTGGCAAACCTGGATCACCTATTTACTCGACTTCTGTGCTACCAGCTGGATCACGTTAAATAACTTAACCAGCCGAACCTTTACCCGCATTCGCTGGGATATCAAAGGCATAGATAATTTAAGCGTCAAAGATTGGTATCTGGTGATGGCGAATCATCAGTCCTGGGTTGATATTCTGGTGCTGCAAAAAGTCTTTAACCACAAAGCGCCGTTTTTAAAGTTTTTCCTGAAAAAAGAACTGATTTATGTGCCTGTAATTGGCTTGTGCTGGTGGGCACTGGATTTTCCTTTTATGCAGCGTTTAACAGCAAAACAGCTGGCGGAAAAGCCTGAACTCAAAGGCACTGATATAGCAACGACCCGTAAAGCCTGCGAAAAGTTTCGCTACAAACCAGTCTCTGTGATGAATTTTCTTGAAGGCACCCGCTTTACTCAATACAAACATGACAAACAACAATCGCCTTTTACCCACTTGCTCAAACCAAAAGCGGGTGGCATTTCTTTTGTACTGAATGCTATGGGTGAACATTTGCACAAGCTGCTGGATGTGACCATTTGTTACCCTAAAGAAATCCCTACGTTCTGGGATTACATTTCCGGCAAGGTACAGGATATTAAAGTGCGGGTACGGGTATTACCTATAGATCCCAACCTGATTGGGGATTATGAAGATCCGGTGTTTAAACAAAGATTTCAAGCCTGGGTGAATCAACTCTGGTTAGATAAGGATCAGTTACTAAGCGAGCTGAAACAGGGAGAACGGAGCTAATGTTGTATTGGTTACCTGTAGTACTTAAAGCCCCTTTGGCGTTTTTGCTGTTTAGCTGCAATCTGGCAGTGTGGGGCACGCTGGTCACGCTGATTGGCATAGCCAAGTTGTTGTCGCCAAGCGCAACAGCCAGAGCATTCTGGTCTAAACCTGCACACTGGTGTTACCGCGGCTGGTCACGTTACAACAAGCTATTAATGGAGCTGTTTAACAAAGTCGAATGGCAGGTCAGCGGCGTGGCTGAACTGAAAAAAGACAGCTGGTATCTACTGATATCCAACCATAAAAGCTGGCTGGATATTCCGGTGTTAAGCCAGTTTGCGTTAAACCGTATTCCTGAACCTAAGTTCTTTTTAAAAGAAGAGCTGAAATGGGTGCCTTTTATTGGTTCAGGGTCCTGGGCTTTGGATATGCCTTTTATGAAGCGCTACAGCCAGGCACAAGTCGCGAAGAACCCAGAGCTTAAAGGCAAAGACATAGAAACTACCCGCGCCTCCTGCGAAAAGTTTAAAAATACCCCGACTACTATTATTAACTTTGTCGAAGGTTCACGTTTTACCACAGAAAAACATAAGCAAAAACGCAGCCCGTTCCGGCATTTATTGCCGCCCAAAGCCGGTGGTATTGCCTTTACTTTGGCCAGTATGGGCCCCCAATTTCATTCAGTACTGGATGTCACCATTCTGTACCCTGACAATCCGGGCCATGTGGCTTTAGATATGCTTTGTGGCCGCTTAAAACGCGTTGTAGTCTTAGTTGAAATTCTACCGGTAGATAATGAAATTATTGGCGATTATTTTAACGACGAAGCTTTTAGAGTCACCTTCCAGAACTGGCTGAATCAGCGCTGGCTGAAAAAAGATCAGGCTATTGCGGCTTATCATCAACCAGAGACATCAGCTTCGGAAAACGCCTTGTGTTAGATCAATATTTACAACAAGCGGCCAGTTATTTTGGCCAGACTATACCGCCAGAGCATTTGCTGATGTTAGCCATCCGGCTCGTGTTGGCATTGGTATTGTTATGCCTGCTTTTTGCCCTGGCCCGCCGTTATCTGATGCCTGTCATAGCTCATCTGCTGGATAAAGTAGATGGCGAATTAGAACATCAAACCCAAAGAGAACGGCTGCAACTGGCCAGCCATGTTGCGCATTTAGTGCCTGCGGTGGTACTGATTAGCTCTGCCGAAAAGTTTTTCCTGCACTGGCCTGATTTTATGTCTGCTGTGCATCTTGGTCTTTGGATTTACCTCTATTGTTTTGCAGGTATGGCTTTTGCTGCACTGATTAATTTTGCTGCTGCCATTTATAGTGCTGTAGACCGTCAGAGTAATGTGCCTTATCTGGGGCTGGCCCAAATTCTGAAATTACTCGACTTTATCGTAGTAGGCATACTGATCTTAAGCATGCTGCTGGACAAATCTCCGGTCTATTTACTCAGCGGTTTAGGCGCTTTAACAGCGGTATTATTGCTGGTGTTCAAAGACACTATTTTAGGTTTAGTCGCCAGTATTCAGTTAGCCACCAATAACATGGTGAACCGCGGCGACTGGATTGAAATGCCGAAATACGGCGCAGATGGTGCCGTGACTGAAGTAGCATTGACCACTGTTAAAGTACAGAACTGGGACAATACCATCACCACTATTCCTACTTATGCGCTGATTTCCGACTCCTTTAAAAACTGGCGTGGTATGCAACAATCCGGTGGCCGCCGTATTAAAAGAGCCATCAAAATTGATATCCACAGCATAGGTTTTCTGGACGAAGCGGAAATACAACAACTGTTGGAGCAACAAGTACTGCAGCCATTTTTTGCGACACAAAATGCGAAGGACTTGTTACAGCAACCGCACCTGACCAACCTGAAGCTGTTTCGTTATTATACCCAGTGGCTATTGCAGCAAAACCCAAACATTAATCAGGATATGACTTTGATGGTGCGTCAGCTGGAATCTAACGAAGTCGGTTTACCGCTTGAAGTCTATTGCTTCAGTGCAGATAAAGTCTGGGGTAACTATGAGCAAATTCAGGCCGAAATTTTCGAAACCTTATTTGCCACTTTACCGCTTTTTACTTTGAGCACTTTCCAGCGGATAGGTGGCAGACAGCAGGAGCTTTAACTTTTACTGGCGCTAATCATCAGATTACGGGGTGTCAGTTGATAGTCACAGAATTGTTTAACCTGTACCTGATAGCCTTGTTGTTGCAAAAACAAGGCTCTGTCCAGTACTAGCCACTGCTCCAGTAAAGGCCGGAACAAGGATCGAACCAGCTGCATTTTTTGTACTAATAAATGCCGTTGTTGCCCAAGCTGCAGATAATGCTCCCAGTTTGTATCTGCCTGAATTTGCCATTGATGCTGCTCTGCGGCCCAGCTTGCAAAAGCACTGAACTCGCCACTAAACCAATGCTTAGGCACAGAAGACAAAGGCCGGTATTGAGTCCCCCCTTGCAATGCCTGATACAACTCCTGATAGGCCAGACGCCACATCACTTCGATGTGACGCAAGCGTGTCACCCGCTCTCCTGCTGTGACCTGAGCCTGCACTGCCAGCTTGAGTTCGTCACGGCTTAACTGGCCCAAAAAACTTTGCTGAGCTTGTGTTGATAACGCCTGATACTGCTCGCAAGCTATTAAATGATAACAACAAGGCACTATGTCCAGTTGCTTTGTGCCAACACGGCTTGCCAGTTGTAGCAAGCGGATATGCAAATCACCACAGGCGTGCAAAGCCACAACCTGCTGACCTGCTTGGAGGTGCTTTGAGCTGTCTTCGGATAACACATCTGCCTGAATAAAATGGTGTGACAGCTTGAGTTTTTGCGCCTGCTGTTGGCCCTCAACACAAAGCGCCTCTTGCCATTCCAGGCTGGTTACCTCTCGCTGCTGGCTAAAACAAAGCCAGCGTCCTAAATGGCCTTTGCCAGCACACCATTCCAGCACGGGCAAATCCACCTTTTTCATCTCTGTCGCAAAAGCCTGAATTTGTTCCAGTTTCCGTCCTTTAATATCACGGCTAAACCAGAATGGCAGCTCAGTTTGCGTTGGCTTTTTGCTGTCAGGTGTTGCAAGGTCAAAAGGACTGAACTGATTTAGCTCAGGAAAGAACTCAGAAAAATAGCTGCGCCGATACACTTCATCCTGATCAAGTTGCTCTATTTCTGCAGCAGTGAGCCGCTGTAAATTCTGCCCTACTGTTGTATCAGCCCAGGGCAAAACAGTGAAATGAAAAGGGCTGAAGCGCCAGAACTGCTGGTACTGAGTGAGCAATAAATCCAAGTGTAAAAACTGGTCAGATAAAAGCTGAGGCATAAGCGGATAAAACATCTGTAACTCGAAAATGTGTCGCTACTATACCACCGCAGGCTGCAAAAGCGGTCTGAGCTTTTTCCTTAGTATTTGTTCAGCATCACCAGACTTCAACTGGCATCAAGACTAAAAATAATGCACACTCAGTCACATAGATCATGACCCGAACAAAGAGACATTGCGGTGACAGAACTCAAACGTATTATGCATGTGGAAGACGATCCATCCATTCAGGCCGTGGCTAAAGTCGCATTAGAGGTGGTGGGTGGTTTTACCGTCGAAACCTGTAGTGGCGGTGAAGAGGCTTTAAAAGGTTTTCACGCTTTTCAACCGCAGCTGATTTTACTGGATGTGATGATGCCAGGTATGGACGGCCCCAGTACCTTAAAAAAAATGCAGTCGGATTTTGACTTAAGCGCCATTCCTGTGGTGTTTATGACAGCTAAAGTGCAGGCTAATGAAATTGAATCTTACAAAGCCTTAGGCGCTGCCGATGTAGTAGTGAAACCTTTTGACCCTATGACTTTGTCGGATCAAATCCGCGCAATCTGGCAGAAGCTTCAGGGGGCAGAGTCTTGACTCTGACCCCAAAATCGAAGACCGAGCTGAATTCAATAGGAGGGTCAGAGCTTGCGCTCTGACCCTTTATTCTTTATCCGACGCCTGCCGCTTCTGTTCAACCTGCTCAAATAACTTTTGTAAGTCCTGCTCGTACTGCTGCATATCTTTGCCTTGCCCCAGATAAAAAGGCAGAGGTAATAAACGTGAATCGTACTGCAAGCTGCGATCAAAAGGCGAAGGAGGAGTGAGTAAAGCTGCCCACTGGCCTGAGGTCGCCAATAAAGCAACGGCCACAGCAACAGAGGTTTGAGCCTTGATGGACCAGTGCGTTGCCAGCCATAAATTGCCACTAAACAAAGCAGCTAAGATCAAGGTATAACCCAGTACTTCAACTACCTGTGCCACAGCTGAACCATCCAGATTAAAACCCAGCCAATAACAAAATGCGCCCCAGACAGAGCTGCTTGCCAGCGCCGCATAGGTCAGGCTTAACTGAGGCAGAAAATGACTTTCCTGCTGATTAAACCTGCTCCAGAGCGCCAGAATGGCGGGCCAGATACAGAATATCAACAAGGTTTTAGGCAATTCCAACAACCGGACAGTCCATAAATGCTCCAGTTGCTTTGGTAAAGTTAACCAGATGTCGACCACCTGATCAGCCGCCAATATCAAAGCAAATAGTAGGATAAAGGCCCAATGCCCCATCGCCTGTAACCGCTGGGCTGTCACACTGAAAGGCATAGTTTCAGCGACAGGGTGTGCATCGTCATACAAGCGCAGTGCCTGTTCACCTAACCAACAAATCTCACCCGAACGCAGCGGCTCTTTCGCCACTACAGCTTTTCGATCCAGCACAAAACTGCCATTGACTGAACTTAAATCTTCCAGCCACCAATGACCTTTTTCGTCCTGTTGCAGCTTGGCGTGATAAGGGCAAACATGTTTATTAAACAAAATAACATCGTTATCAAAAGCACGGCCTAACTTCACCTGGGGCTGTGAAAACTTATGCCGCTCTGTGACTTTTTGCTGCTTGTTCAGTACTTCCACTATTACTGCCATACCACAGCTCCAATAAACTTACGGCTGAACTCTAAGGCCATTTTTTGATCAACACCTGCTAATGTAAAGTGGCTGATCACGCCTTGTTGCTGATGGTCTAAAGAAGCAGAAATATAAGCCACATCAAAAAGTTGCGGATAATTACGATAGGCTCTTAAACAAAATACTGCCTTGGCATGCTGACCTTCCACCGGACTCACCAGCTGATTCTGGCAGGAATAAGCGGTCACATCGTCTTCACCTGCACTGTTGTCGGCATTCATCTGATTGATGCTGTGCTGGTAACGGCGGAAAAACTGCAGTGGGTGTAAGTCTTTGGCCTGCAGCCATTCAAACTGCATTTCGATGCGGCCTGTACTGAATTCTGATGATAAAAAGATTTCTTCCGGCTGATTACAAAAGGCATTTACTCTTTTGACATCGTCTTTGTCTTTTTCCACATTGGACGTGCCCCAGCAGCGGATAAAAGGCACTATTTCGTCCGGCACTGTGGCAGGACCAAAGTTTTTCAGCTGCCAGTCTGCCTGCAGAATTTGCTGAAACATCGCTTGCTGGTTACTGATCAGTTGCTGGTGAATATCCTGTTTTATATCAGCCACAGGCTGTTTCGCCAGTAGCTTTTGTAAGGCTGCTGCTGGTACTAAAAACCCCAAATCATTACCGGCTGACGCCACATTGACGCCAATCACCTCACCTGTTTCATTCACCGCAGGGCCACCGCTCATGCCGCTGTTAATAGCGCCGGTAAAATGAATACGAGGGTAAAAGCTATGTTTTTGCAGACCGTTGTAGGTACCAGGTACCACTATTAGGCCTAAATCATGAGGATTTCCCAAAGAATACACTGCAGCCCCTTGCACCGGAGCCTGCTGTTGCACCTGAAAACTCTTGGCTGCTTTGTAGTCGGTTTTTAGCAGAGCTAAATCGTTGACCACATCAACGGCCACTATTTCAAGTTTGCCCTTTTGCTGATTTTGCGCCAGAAATTCCAGCTGATACTTCTGCGGGAATAACACAGCTTCGGACACTACATGGTAGTTGGTGACCACCAGATTAGGTTCGGCCAGTAAAAAACCACTGCCTATCGCCGACTTAGCGCCTGAAGCATGCTCCAGTACTTTAATTTGCAACAAGGCATCGGCGTAATCGGCAAATACTTTTTCAGCCACAGCAGCACTGTAACCGGGGGCTGAGCAACAGCACAGAACCAGCAACAACAAGCTGGTCCATGTTTTTTGCAGCATAGGGAATCCTTTCAAATCAGGAATTAATACAACAGGCTATAGAGTTTACGTCTGTAGCTGGACGCTAAAGGCTCACCTTTTGGTAAAGTGGCCAGAATATCCAGATAGAGCTTTTTCGCCTCACCAAAGTTCAGATCCTGCTTCAATATTTCAAACAGCAAGGCCAAAGCTTCAGCAGAACGTTGCACCTGATGGTACTGCACGGCCAGTTTTTGTTGCAGTTCTTTGTTATCAGGGTCTGTGACTAAAGCCTGTTCCAACGCTTTCACTTCAGGGCTATCAGCAGCTTGTTGCGCTAACTCTAAACGCGCTTTGACACTGTGATACAACGCATCCTGATCGGCCATCAATACAGTCGCCAGGGCTTTTTCGGCAGCCTCTAACTGACCCAGCTCCACTTGCACCAAGGCCAGTTGTAAACGGATATCCACCCGGTCAACGGCCAGTTCATTGGCTTGTTTTAGCAATGGATAAGCTTCAGTCCAGTTTTGTTGCTCCAGCAAAGGCATAGCCTGCTGCAACAACTGATCTTCAGGCTTAGGTAAGAAGGCGCTTAAACGCTGCAAAATAGCCTGTTCAGGTTCTTCACCAGCAAAACCATCCACTGGCTGACCTTCTTTAATAAAGAGCACTGTAGGCACTGAACGCACACCAAAATGAGCTGCAAGCTGCTGCTCCTGATCACAATCCACTACGGCCAGCGTCAGCGCATCCGGATAATTTTGGGCAATACGCTGTAAAACAGGGCCTAAATTTAAGCAGGCCGGACTGCGCTCAGAATAAAAATAAAACAGCACAGGCTGGGCAAAAGAGAGCTCTAACAGTTCACGAACATTTTCTATAGTAACGGGCTTGATATTGGCTGACACAACTCACCTATTTTTATTCAAACCGGACAGCTCCGGTTTTATGGAATGCTTTGAACCACTATGTGGCCGGCACCTTAGATTTGCAAGTCGGGGGTGAGCATTGTTCATATAACGCCATAGCATCCTTTAAAAGCTTTTCGCCTTTGGCGAGATCGCTTTTAATGTCGTTGAAGCAATTGGTCCCAATATTAAAATCTATCCCGAAGATTTAGTACTTCTCGCTTTCCATTGTGCTCCTCTCCAGAGCTCCGCATCGCATCACTACAACAACGAGACTTTTTTTGGTCAGACCAGAAAAAGCGGTCGACTTTCAATGCTTCTTCCCTTAAATTAGCCATCAAGCCTGCTAAATAAAATATAAAAACGACCACTGAGTCGGATCCATACCTCAAGGTATACAGGCACATAGTTTTGACAGACCCCTTACTCTGTCCGTCCACGTAAAAGAAATTATGCTGTTCTGCTTCGGCTGAGCAGTGATTTTTGCTTTGAGCTCAATTGCGCCCGCAATAGGGCTTAAAGTTCGCACGTGCAAACTATGAGACCTGAACAATGACAAGCCAAAACACCCAACCAGAACTGCTGTCTGGTGGAGCCATGCTGATCCGCGCCTTAGCTGACGAAGGCGTTGAGTATGTCTATGGTTACCCCGGCGGTGCCGTGTTACACATTTACGATGCGATGTTTCAACAGCATCAGGTGAAACACGTGCTGGTCCGCCATGAGCAAGCCGCGAC of Rheinheimera sp. MM224 contains these proteins:
- the speE gene encoding polyamine aminopropyltransferase, with the translated sequence MSGDNKWFTEIFAASGSAFGLAITKKLDEVQSPFQHIEMFETTHFGNLMVIDGVIMLSSRDNFLYHEMLSHPVLFTHPAPKQVVIIGGGDCGTLREVLKHPDIEQVTQIDIDEQVTRMAEKYFPELCASNNDPRATLKFADGIQFMRDVAPESLDVVIVDSTDPIGPGEGLFNRAFYESCLKALRPGGILVQQSESPLIHMPLLKAMRDAMSDAGFADLQSLLFPQMVYPSGWWTCTLARKETKLDGFRVAAAQNPAFETQYYNAEVHQAAMALPNFVKKAFAEK
- the speA gene encoding biosynthetic arginine decarboxylase, which encodes MADWGIEKARSIYNVAVWSEGYFDVNNNGDLVAYPDQDHKKPGINFPELTARFKEEGLTLPVLVRFTDILQHRVGTLINSFAQAKQEREYKGEYTAVYPIKVNQQFSVVKKLVSHDSGKVGLEAGSKPELMAILGVTDKPLRIVCNGYKDSEFLRLATIGQMMGHQVYVVVEKITELKTLIREIDSLGQAPMIGIRIKLNSVGKGKWQNTGGEKGKFGLTATQVLQAIDILRDAGKLDLLQLVHFHIGSQIANIRDIHNAIRECARHYAELRTLGVPITTVDVGGGLGVDYEGSNSRSACSMNYTMLEYARNVVYGLKEVCDEYDLPHPNIITESGRAMTAHHAVLITDAIDVERAPGLVNMPEPSEDSPAVIWALWDSYKNVTPRTAVEAYHDAVHYFTDAHAQYVHGLLTLKDWSLLEQIYFATINKVKNKLDLSSRSHRDIHDELNEKLADKLFVNFSLFQSMPDAWGIDQLFPVMPLERMNESLEHRAIIQDITCDSDGVLKSYADGNGIESSLPLPSYKEDSQFLLGMFMVGAYQEILGDLHNLFGDTDSVHVELDDEGGYRLTNAIKGDTVADVLRYVQFDAKKLLASYQKQLARMDFSPEMQASYLDELKSGVYGYTYFED
- a CDS encoding acyltransferase, encoding MLHFLPAPIRGSISFLLYFINTIFWATPILILAIVKLPPVKTWQTWITYLLDFCATSWITLNNLTSRTFTRIRWDIKGIDNLSVKDWYLVMANHQSWVDILVLQKVFNHKAPFLKFFLKKELIYVPVIGLCWWALDFPFMQRLTAKQLAEKPELKGTDIATTRKACEKFRYKPVSVMNFLEGTRFTQYKHDKQQSPFTHLLKPKAGGISFVLNAMGEHLHKLLDVTICYPKEIPTFWDYISGKVQDIKVRVRVLPIDPNLIGDYEDPVFKQRFQAWVNQLWLDKDQLLSELKQGERS
- a CDS encoding acyltransferase, which codes for MLYWLPVVLKAPLAFLLFSCNLAVWGTLVTLIGIAKLLSPSATARAFWSKPAHWCYRGWSRYNKLLMELFNKVEWQVSGVAELKKDSWYLLISNHKSWLDIPVLSQFALNRIPEPKFFLKEELKWVPFIGSGSWALDMPFMKRYSQAQVAKNPELKGKDIETTRASCEKFKNTPTTIINFVEGSRFTTEKHKQKRSPFRHLLPPKAGGIAFTLASMGPQFHSVLDVTILYPDNPGHVALDMLCGRLKRVVVLVEILPVDNEIIGDYFNDEAFRVTFQNWLNQRWLKKDQAIAAYHQPETSASENALC
- a CDS encoding mechanosensitive ion channel family protein; this translates as MLDQYLQQAASYFGQTIPPEHLLMLAIRLVLALVLLCLLFALARRYLMPVIAHLLDKVDGELEHQTQRERLQLASHVAHLVPAVVLISSAEKFFLHWPDFMSAVHLGLWIYLYCFAGMAFAALINFAAAIYSAVDRQSNVPYLGLAQILKLLDFIVVGILILSMLLDKSPVYLLSGLGALTAVLLLVFKDTILGLVASIQLATNNMVNRGDWIEMPKYGADGAVTEVALTTVKVQNWDNTITTIPTYALISDSFKNWRGMQQSGGRRIKRAIKIDIHSIGFLDEAEIQQLLEQQVLQPFFATQNAKDLLQQPHLTNLKLFRYYTQWLLQQNPNINQDMTLMVRQLESNEVGLPLEVYCFSADKVWGNYEQIQAEIFETLFATLPLFTLSTFQRIGGRQQEL
- a CDS encoding SAM-dependent methyltransferase codes for the protein MFYPLMPQLLSDQFLHLDLLLTQYQQFWRFSPFHFTVLPWADTTVGQNLQRLTAAEIEQLDQDEVYRRSYFSEFFPELNQFSPFDLATPDSKKPTQTELPFWFSRDIKGRKLEQIQAFATEMKKVDLPVLEWCAGKGHLGRWLCFSQQREVTSLEWQEALCVEGQQQAQKLKLSHHFIQADVLSEDSSKHLQAGQQVVALHACGDLHIRLLQLASRVGTKQLDIVPCCYHLIACEQYQALSTQAQQSFLGQLSRDELKLAVQAQVTAGERVTRLRHIEVMWRLAYQELYQALQGGTQYRPLSSVPKHWFSGEFSAFASWAAEQHQWQIQADTNWEHYLQLGQQRHLLVQKMQLVRSLFRPLLEQWLVLDRALFLQQQGYQVQVKQFCDYQLTPRNLMISASKS
- a CDS encoding response regulator, whose protein sequence is MTELKRIMHVEDDPSIQAVAKVALEVVGGFTVETCSGGEEALKGFHAFQPQLILLDVMMPGMDGPSTLKKMQSDFDLSAIPVVFMTAKVQANEIESYKALGAADVVVKPFDPMTLSDQIRAIWQKLQGAES
- a CDS encoding FHA domain-containing protein, whose product is MAVIVEVLNKQQKVTERHKFSQPQVKLGRAFDNDVILFNKHVCPYHAKLQQDEKGHWWLEDLSSVNGSFVLDRKAVVAKEPLRSGEICWLGEQALRLYDDAHPVAETMPFSVTAQRLQAMGHWAFILLFALILAADQVVDIWLTLPKQLEHLWTVRLLELPKTLLIFCIWPAILALWSRFNQQESHFLPQLSLTYAALASSSVWGAFCYWLGFNLDGSAVAQVVEVLGYTLILAALFSGNLWLATHWSIKAQTSVAVAVALLATSGQWAALLTPPSPFDRSLQYDSRLLPLPFYLGQGKDMQQYEQDLQKLFEQVEQKRQASDKE